From the genome of Amycolatopsis camponoti:
GAGCCATGTGCAGCACCCAGTCCGGGTGCGTGCGGTAGAGCTCGCTGTCCGGGTTGACCATCTCCGGCTCGACCCACAGCCCGAACTTCATCCCGTGCGCGTGGACGGCGTCGACCAAGGGGCGCAGCCCGGCCGGGAAGCGCTGTTCGTTGGCGGTCCAGTCGCCGAGGCCGGCGGTGTCGCCGGTGCGGGCGCCGAACCAGCCGTCGTCCATGACGAACAGCTCGGCTCCCAGGCGAGCCGCGGCGTCGGCGAGGGCCGTCTCGGTGGCTTCGTCGACGTCCCAGCCGGTCGCCTCCCAGGAGTTGTAGACGATCGGCCGCAGCTCCTCGGGGTGCGGCTGGACGAACTCGCGGACGTAGGCGTGCCACCGCCGGCTCGTGCCGCCGAAGCCGTCGGCCGCGTAGAGCCCGGCGAACACCGGCGTCTCCCAGGTTTCGCCGCGCAGCAGCCGCCAGCCGACGTGCTCGTGGCCGAACCCGCCGGTCCACGTGACGCGGCCGGTGTGCGTGTGCTCGACGGTGATCCGCCAGCTGCCGCTCCAGGCGAGTGCCGTCGACCAGACCTCGCCGGCTGTCTCGGTCGCGTCGCCGGCGTCGAGCATCACCCAGGGGTTGACCTGGTGGCTGGACACCCCGCGGCGGCTGGTCAGCGTGGTTTCGCCGACCGGCAGGGCTTCGCGCAGCACGCCGTACTCGGCGCTCCACGCGCCGGAGGTCCGGGTGAGCCGCGCGCCGTCGCGCCGGGGGAGCGTCCACGCCGCGGAATCCGTGCGCAGCAGGGAAATCGGTGCTTCACCGGTGTTGCGCACCGACGTCCAGCGTTCGACGACGTCGCCGCGGACGCGGTAGTGCAGCGAAAGTTCCAGCGGGTAGTGCCGATCCACGAGCCGCACGACCAGGGAGTCCTCGGTGCCGGTGTACCCGTCGTAGCGCCATTCGAGCGCCGACGTCCCGTCCTCGTAGCGCACGGCCAGCGCCGCGACGCCGAAGAACGCGCCGCCCTCGGCCGGCAGCTCCTGCCGCTCGTCGCCCGGCTCGTCGAAGCTGCTGTCGGCCGGGTTGCGGCGCGAGGCGACCTGCGTGGCCTGCGCCAACGTCAGCGGCGGGCCCCAGTGGACGTGGCGCGGCCGGTCGTCGGCGTCGAGGCGGAAGGCGTACGAGCTCTCGGGGGTGCGCAGCAGCCAGAGCCGGTGCGCGGGGTCGTGTTCGACGAGCGACATGATCCCGAGCGTAGGCATGACCAGCCGAAAAATAAATTCTTGACGAAGTTAATTAATCCTGCCTACCCTTCCGGCCATGCCTCGCAGTGCACCGGCAAGGGCGCCGATCACCAGTCCCGCGGCAGCGACCGTGTTCACCACGGTCCTGACCGAAGGGCCGGTTTCCCGCGTCGACGTCGCCCGCCGCACCGGTCTGTCCTCGGCCGCGGTCACCAAGGCGGCCCGGCCGTTCATCGAGGCCGGCTACCTCGAAGAGCTCGCCTCCGAAGGTCGCACGACGCCCGGCGCGGGGCGGCCCGCCAACCCCCTGGCCATCCGGCCCGACCGCGAGTACTTCGTCGGCGTCAAGATCACCGGCGACGACCTCATCGGCGTCGTCACCGACCTGCGTGCCGACGTCCGCGCCAGCGCCCACCACGCGCTGACGAGCCACGACGTCGAGCACGTCGTGCGGGCGCTGGCCGACCTCGTCGGCGAGCTGCTGGCCGGCCCGACCCCGGACGGCACCAGCAACCTCCGCGCCCGCGCCTATTGCCTGGGCGTCGCGGTCTCCGGCGACGTCGACCGCGCGTCCGGCGTCGTCCGGTACTCGCCGTTCCTCGGCTGGCGCGACGTGCCGCTGGCTTCCCTTTTGGAAGACGCCACCGGCCTCACCGTGACGCTGGAGAACGACGTCAAGGCGCTCGCTGTCGCCGAGCAGTGGTTCGGCGAAGGCGTCGGCGCGTCGTCGTTCGCGCTGGTCACGGTGGGTACGGGCATCGGCAGCGCGCTCGTGGTGAACGGCGACCTGGTCCGCGGCGCGCACGGGGTCGCGGGCGAGATCGGGCACGTCCCGGTCGCCGACGGCGGGCCGTCCTGCCACTGCGGCGGCCAGGGCTGCGTCGAGGCGATCGCGTCCACCGAAGCGATCCTGACCCGGGCCCGGCTCATCGCCGCGGAACCTGGCTTGACCATGGAAGACGCTGTGGCGCGCGCCCGCGGCGGTGACGAGCTGCTGCGGGACGTGTTCGCCGGGGCCGGGCACGCGATCGGGCTCGGCCTGGCCGCGCTGGTCAACCTGTTCGGCCCGGAGCGGGTGGTCGTCTCGGGGGAGGGCGTCGCGACCTACGACCTGTTCGAGGACCAGATCCGCCGGACCTTCGCGGTCCAGGCGTTCGGCAGCGCCGCCCGCTGCGGCCTGGTGATCCGGCCGCTGCCGTTCGAGGAATGGGCGCGGGGCGCGGCCGCCGTCGCCATCCAAAGTCTTTTCGTCGCCGAGAGCGTCTAAGGAGTCCCTGTGAGCCCCATGAACCGGAGAAGCTTCCTGGTCGGTTCCGTCCTCTTCGCCGGTGGCGCCGCCCTCGCGGGCTGCACCAGCGATCCGTTGAACAAGAACGCGGGCGCCGCTTCCGGCGCGAAAGTGACGCTGCAGCAGTGGTACCACGCGTACGGAGAATCCGGGACGCAGCAAGCGGTCCAGCGGTACGCGCAGGAGTTCACGAAGGCCAACCCGGACATCGCGATCAACGTCAGCTGGATCGCCGGCGACTACGAGACCAAGCTCAACTCGGCGATGCTCACGGCGCAGGCGCCCGACCTGTTCGAGCTGGGAGACTTCCGCTACCAGAACGTCAAGAACGGCCTGCTCGCGCCGCTCGACGACGTCATCGCGCCGGCCAAGGCCGACTTCAGCCCGGCCGCGCTGGACACCGTGACCGTCGACGGCAAGATCTACGGCGTCAAGATGATCGACGACGTCATGATGCTGTACTACCGCAAGTCCGCGCTGCAGGCGGCGGGCGTGCAGCCGCCGCAGACGTTCGCCGAACTCCTCGAGGCGACGCGGAAGCTGAACACCGGCAAGCAGAAGGGCCTCTACGTCGGCACCGACGGCGTCGGCGAAGCGGCGACGCTCCTGCTCTGGTCGTCCGGCGGGGACTTCTTCGACTCGAGCGGCAAGAAGGTCGCCTTCGCCTCACCCGAGGCCGTCGCCGCGATCGCCGGGCTCAAGCAGCTGCACGACACCGGCGGCCTGCTCCAGGGCTACCCGACCGACTGGTCCGACCCGGGCGCGTTCGCCAACGGCGCGACCGCGATGCAGTGGGGCGGCCTGTGGTCGCTGCCGGACATCAAGAAGGCGCTCGGTGACGACTTCGGCGTCGTCGCGTGGCCGAAGTTCGGCGACGCGGGCAAGCAGGTCGCGCGCGTCGGCGGCTGGTACCAGCTGGCGAATGCGAAGAGCCAGAACCTCGACGCCGTCAAGAAGTTCATCGACTGGCTGTGGATCAAGAACGCCGACCTGCAGAAGGACTGGTGCGTCAAGTACGGCTTCCACATCCCGGCCCGCAAGCCGGTCGCCGCGCAGACCACCGAGTTCTCCAGCGGCGCCGCGAAGGACGCCGTGACGATCTCGCAGCAGAACGGCAAGTCGTACTCGGGACTGTGGAACAAGGCGTCGGCGACGCTGTTCCTGCAGGCCGCGACGAAGATCGCGAACGGGGCGGACCCGGCCGCCGAGCTGGAGGACGCGGCGAAGAAGGCCCAGGCCGAAGTCGACAAGCAGCTGGCATGACCGCCTTGATGGAGGCTCCGGCTGTCGCGGTGGCGCCGAAGAAGCGCCGGCGTCGCCGGGACTGGCGGGCGATCGGCGCGTTCGCCGTGCTGACCGGCCCCGTGGTGATCGGGCTGGGGCTGTTCAAGTACGTCGCGATCGGGTGGAGCTTCCTGCTCAGCTTCAACGACGCGCGCGGCACGATCACCCTCGGGAACTGGATCGGCTTCGACAACTACGCGTTCCTGCTCGGCGACGACGCCTTCCTGACGTCGCTGTCGACGATCGCGCTGTTCACCGTGTTCATCGTGCCGATCACGTTCGTCGCGTCGCTCGGCCTCGCGGTGCTGATCAACAGCATCAAGCGCGGCAAGGCGTTCTTCCGGACGATCTTCCTCATCCCGGCGGCGGTGTCGTACGTCGTCGCCGCGCTGGTGTGGAAGATGGCGCTGTTCAACGGCCTCCCGTCCGGCGTCGCGAACGTGCTCGGCGGGCTGTTCGGCGCCGATCCGGTGCCGTGGCTGTCGGAGACGAGCCCGCCGGTGTACTGGGTCGCGGTGGTGACGCTGCGGCTGTGGCTGCAGGTCGGGCTGTACATGATCCTGTTCCTGGCCGGGCTGCAGGCGATCTCGCCGTCGCTGTACGAAGCCGGGGAACTGGACGGCACGACGAAGTGGCAGGCCTTCCGCTACATCACGCTGCCGCAGCTGCGGAACACGTCGGTGGCGGTGCTGCTGCTGATCCTGATCGCCGCGTTCCAGGCCTTCGACGAGTTCTACAACCTGTTCGGCACCGGGCTGTCGGGCACCGCGACGGCGCCGGTGAAGCCGCCGCTCGTCTATCTGTACGACTCCGCGCTCGGCGACCAGAACTACGGCGTCGGCTCGGCGGGCGCGTTCCTGCTGACCGTGCTCATCGTCGTGATCACGCTGCTGCAGGGCCGGTTCGTCGGCTTCGGGAAGAAGGACTGATGGCCGTCCTCGCCGCCCCTCGCGTTCGCAAGGCCCCGAAGTACGTCCTGGCGTCCGTGCTGTCGGTGATCTTCCTGCTGCCGTTCTACATCATGCTGCGCAACGCGTTGATGACGCGTCAGCAGGTCAGCTCGCCGGACTGGTCGTGGCTGCCGGACCCGCTGTCGTGGGTCAACTTCGGCGACCTGTTCGCCGACGCGTCGGTGCCGATGGCGCATGCGCTGTGGAACTCGTTCCTGGTCGCGATCATCACCGCGCCGGTCGGCACGCTGTTCGGTTCGATGGCGGGGTACGCGCTCGCCCGGATCAACGTCCCGGGACGCCGTGCGGTCTTCACGTACGTGCTGGTCACGCTGATGATCCCGCAGTCGGTGACGTTCGTGCCGACGTTCGTCGTCGTCGGATCCATGGGCGGGGTCAACACGGAGTGGGGGATCATCGCGCCGAACCTCTTCAGCGCGTTCACCGTGATCCTCTTCCGCAACTTCTACCTGCGGTTCCCCGTCGAACTGGAGGAGGCGGGCCGGCTCGACGGGCTCGGCTACCTCGGCGTCTACCGGCGGCTCGTGCTGCCGAACTCGGGGAGCATGATCGCGTCCCTGGGCGCGCTGATGTTCATCGAAAGCTGGAACGCGTTCCTGTGGCCGCTGGTGATCGGGCAAGACCCGTCTTCGTGGACCGCGCAGATCGCGCTTTCGACGTTCCTGACCGCGCAGTCGGTCAACCTGCCGGCGCTGTTCGCCGGCGCTCTGGTCACCATCGCGCCGCTGGTCGCGATGTTCCTGGTCGCCCAGCGGTTCATCGTCAGCGGAATCGCCGCGAGCGGGCTCAAGGAGTAGGTCCCCTACCGAGGAGTGTTCAGTGAAGCGCCTCCTTTCCGTGTTCCTCGCTGTCCTGGGTCTTTCGGCCTTCCTGGTACCGATGGCCGACGCGCGGACACCGTTCGTCCGGCCGTTCATGGGCTGGAGCAGCTGGAGCCTCGAGTCGTCGACCCGCGCGGGTTACGGCACTTCGTGGCTCAACGAGTCGCACGTCCGCGACGCGGCTTCGGCCATGG
Proteins encoded in this window:
- a CDS encoding ROK family transcriptional regulator, which codes for MPRSAPARAPITSPAAATVFTTVLTEGPVSRVDVARRTGLSSAAVTKAARPFIEAGYLEELASEGRTTPGAGRPANPLAIRPDREYFVGVKITGDDLIGVVTDLRADVRASAHHALTSHDVEHVVRALADLVGELLAGPTPDGTSNLRARAYCLGVAVSGDVDRASGVVRYSPFLGWRDVPLASLLEDATGLTVTLENDVKALAVAEQWFGEGVGASSFALVTVGTGIGSALVVNGDLVRGAHGVAGEIGHVPVADGGPSCHCGGQGCVEAIASTEAILTRARLIAAEPGLTMEDAVARARGGDELLRDVFAGAGHAIGLGLAALVNLFGPERVVVSGEGVATYDLFEDQIRRTFAVQAFGSAARCGLVIRPLPFEEWARGAAAVAIQSLFVAESV
- a CDS encoding carbohydrate ABC transporter permease — translated: MAVLAAPRVRKAPKYVLASVLSVIFLLPFYIMLRNALMTRQQVSSPDWSWLPDPLSWVNFGDLFADASVPMAHALWNSFLVAIITAPVGTLFGSMAGYALARINVPGRRAVFTYVLVTLMIPQSVTFVPTFVVVGSMGGVNTEWGIIAPNLFSAFTVILFRNFYLRFPVELEEAGRLDGLGYLGVYRRLVLPNSGSMIASLGALMFIESWNAFLWPLVIGQDPSSWTAQIALSTFLTAQSVNLPALFAGALVTIAPLVAMFLVAQRFIVSGIAASGLKE
- a CDS encoding carbohydrate ABC transporter permease, which produces MTALMEAPAVAVAPKKRRRRRDWRAIGAFAVLTGPVVIGLGLFKYVAIGWSFLLSFNDARGTITLGNWIGFDNYAFLLGDDAFLTSLSTIALFTVFIVPITFVASLGLAVLINSIKRGKAFFRTIFLIPAAVSYVVAALVWKMALFNGLPSGVANVLGGLFGADPVPWLSETSPPVYWVAVVTLRLWLQVGLYMILFLAGLQAISPSLYEAGELDGTTKWQAFRYITLPQLRNTSVAVLLLILIAAFQAFDEFYNLFGTGLSGTATAPVKPPLVYLYDSALGDQNYGVGSAGAFLLTVLIVVITLLQGRFVGFGKKD
- a CDS encoding ABC transporter substrate-binding protein, translated to MNRRSFLVGSVLFAGGAALAGCTSDPLNKNAGAASGAKVTLQQWYHAYGESGTQQAVQRYAQEFTKANPDIAINVSWIAGDYETKLNSAMLTAQAPDLFELGDFRYQNVKNGLLAPLDDVIAPAKADFSPAALDTVTVDGKIYGVKMIDDVMMLYYRKSALQAAGVQPPQTFAELLEATRKLNTGKQKGLYVGTDGVGEAATLLLWSSGGDFFDSSGKKVAFASPEAVAAIAGLKQLHDTGGLLQGYPTDWSDPGAFANGATAMQWGGLWSLPDIKKALGDDFGVVAWPKFGDAGKQVARVGGWYQLANAKSQNLDAVKKFIDWLWIKNADLQKDWCVKYGFHIPARKPVAAQTTEFSSGAAKDAVTISQQNGKSYSGLWNKASATLFLQAATKIANGADPAAELEDAAKKAQAEVDKQLA
- a CDS encoding alpha-galactosidase, producing MSLVEHDPAHRLWLLRTPESSYAFRLDADDRPRHVHWGPPLTLAQATQVASRRNPADSSFDEPGDERQELPAEGGAFFGVAALAVRYEDGTSALEWRYDGYTGTEDSLVVRLVDRHYPLELSLHYRVRGDVVERWTSVRNTGEAPISLLRTDSAAWTLPRRDGARLTRTSGAWSAEYGVLREALPVGETTLTSRRGVSSHQVNPWVMLDAGDATETAGEVWSTALAWSGSWRITVEHTHTGRVTWTGGFGHEHVGWRLLRGETWETPVFAGLYAADGFGGTSRRWHAYVREFVQPHPEELRPIVYNSWEATGWDVDEATETALADAAARLGAELFVMDDGWFGARTGDTAGLGDWTANEQRFPAGLRPLVDAVHAHGMKFGLWVEPEMVNPDSELYRTHPDWVLHMAHRERTTLRNQLVLNFARADVADWAHKWLDRLVGEHGIDYLKWDMNRAFTEAGWPAAGEDAGRLWVGHVRAVHAILDRLRADHPALRIQGCAGGGGRTDLGILARTDEIWASDNTDAADRITIQHGYGQLYPAGTMSAWVTDSPNPTTGREAPLSFRFHVAMAGVLGLGGDLPRWSPDELDEAASLVALYKEIRPVVQHGQLYRLADPAKSALTAVQYVLDDDVVVFFWRRPAEFARPVTPPRLAGLDPSARYRDSGGVVHDGAVLLSHGLDVDLPGSGYASAVVRLSRV